Proteins found in one Aneurinibacillus uraniidurans genomic segment:
- a CDS encoding TolB family protein, which yields MYAVSFLRETSGYLWLAHNYSIVDATKKLDEAGIIAIETPAEAAFINSVLYRVTGTEMINLASYNGWIGGMIDGDNILAALMAYPKKYPATWNDRAVYPHWGLEPDSTKKEWRKLFEPSKKSRWMRIGAMILLFTFFIGCGQSNSSKVINGLTMSNITYKRGYYNNPVWSPDGEKIAYNYDGSIWIMDSDRSLPKELLKGDDFDRILNWDKSQEILYCDADPSKRFGWDQRLRRIDIRNLENKILAEDLPIIGKISRNPHQSNELLVSMDDEDWRIYLYDVDSHKKTEIIEGYESAWSPDGKVMAYADSGVYVYDFVTHTSKLLYKVEKEGDFTQSLTWSPDGRWIAYRGGPSGEKNGIYIVPRDGSSPPEHILNYDVAELDWSPKGDKIVFSTVGGPGVNEMYVLNVPEKYRPKK from the coding sequence GTGTATGCAGTCTCTTTTTTACGAGAAACGAGTGGATATTTATGGTTGGCCCATAACTACTCCATTGTTGACGCTACTAAAAAACTTGATGAAGCGGGTATAATAGCAATCGAGACTCCTGCGGAAGCCGCTTTTATAAATTCTGTACTGTACAGAGTGACGGGTACTGAAATGATAAATCTTGCTTCTTATAATGGATGGATAGGGGGCATGATCGATGGAGATAATATTCTGGCTGCTCTTATGGCTTATCCGAAGAAGTACCCCGCTACCTGGAACGATCGGGCAGTTTATCCTCATTGGGGATTAGAGCCTGACTCTACAAAAAAAGAATGGAGAAAATTATTTGAACCAAGCAAAAAAAGTAGATGGATGAGAATAGGAGCTATGATTCTGCTTTTTACTTTTTTTATAGGATGCGGACAGTCAAATTCTTCTAAAGTGATAAATGGTCTAACAATGTCCAATATTACCTATAAAAGAGGGTACTATAACAATCCGGTTTGGTCTCCAGATGGTGAAAAGATAGCGTACAATTACGATGGAAGTATATGGATTATGGATTCGGATAGAAGTTTACCCAAAGAACTACTGAAAGGTGATGATTTTGATAGAATTTTAAATTGGGATAAATCACAAGAAATTTTATATTGCGATGCGGATCCATCGAAACGTTTTGGTTGGGACCAGCGTCTCCGAAGAATTGATATACGAAATCTCGAAAATAAGATTTTAGCTGAAGATTTACCGATTATCGGTAAAATATCTCGTAATCCCCATCAATCCAATGAATTGCTAGTCAGTATGGATGACGAAGACTGGCGTATTTATTTATACGATGTAGACTCTCATAAAAAAACGGAAATAATAGAAGGCTACGAGTCTGCCTGGTCTCCAGACGGTAAGGTGATGGCTTATGCAGACAGTGGAGTCTATGTGTACGACTTTGTAACCCATACATCCAAATTATTATATAAGGTTGAAAAAGAAGGTGATTTTACGCAGAGTCTCACCTGGTCTCCCGACGGACGTTGGATCGCGTACCGAGGTGGACCATCTGGAGAGAAAAACGGCATTTATATTGTTCCGCGTGATGGTTCTTCTCCCCCTGAACATATTTTAAACTATGATGTAGCTGAGCTTGACTGGTCGCCAAAGGGGGACAAAATCGTGTTCAGTACAGTAGGAGGTCCAGGCGTTAATGAAATGTATGTGCTGAATGTGCCTGAGAAATATAGACCTAAAAAGTAA
- a CDS encoding contractile injection system protein, VgrG/Pvc8 family → MKAKVTGYGNVQLISPYEVKSLSEIKIIKTVNDHATLYVKAIIPEEKHDQYIEMASRTDTVQVNQVEEGAVIRSLFAGLVSSVGITTVRGIYYLEIEALSHTCSMDSKLRSRSFQNKDMLYTELIEQVLTAYPDADYIDTASKSSALQKCIIQYQETDWQFLKRMASHFGAVLIPDATATDPKFWFGLAEGRPRTALEHHYSIKKMLSDYRETSENYDSGVADADFSCYTIETHEYFTIGDPVTFKGTERKVSQSVTMMRDGMITHEYILTPEKGIRQNFIVNSQISGVSLQGKVIDVKKDMVRIHLDIDPEQKKKEAYWFSYATPYTAEGNSGWYCMPELEDVVQLYIPSSQEDEALVVRSIRKGGQQNPKTVDPSTKYWGTNNGKEIKMNGTELLLTAKKNKESQLFVKLHEKEGIEIHSDHSIVFTSDKNIEMDLNKKLAIQAGEEVYLLCGSSSIMMDGVTDIRGSRLRIEGSLKKPVVMPAAKEEKKSEEKSGFSDRANLALQAASMIPSGGGGSALGSMLTACIPFAGMTGKEEKTVRNWMKGKVVTGARRLQSNLNQDEVIGKLKNKMKAQTIQKTAYVSAPETRG, encoded by the coding sequence GTGAAAGCAAAAGTGACTGGGTATGGAAATGTTCAACTGATATCACCGTATGAGGTAAAAAGTCTGAGTGAAATCAAAATCATCAAAACCGTAAATGACCATGCTACGCTTTATGTCAAAGCCATTATTCCAGAAGAAAAACATGACCAGTACATTGAAATGGCGAGTCGTACGGATACCGTACAAGTGAATCAGGTGGAAGAGGGTGCGGTCATACGCTCGCTGTTTGCGGGTCTTGTGTCGAGTGTGGGAATTACCACAGTAAGAGGCATTTATTATCTTGAAATCGAAGCATTGTCGCATACGTGTAGCATGGACAGTAAATTACGAAGCCGTTCTTTCCAAAACAAGGACATGCTATATACGGAGCTTATTGAACAAGTTCTTACAGCATATCCAGATGCAGACTACATCGATACTGCATCGAAATCGTCTGCACTACAGAAGTGTATCATTCAGTATCAAGAAACGGATTGGCAATTTCTTAAACGAATGGCCTCACATTTTGGAGCCGTGCTCATTCCAGATGCTACAGCTACAGACCCGAAATTTTGGTTTGGGTTGGCAGAAGGAAGACCACGAACAGCGTTAGAGCATCATTATAGTATAAAGAAAATGTTGTCAGATTATCGGGAAACAAGCGAAAACTACGATAGTGGTGTAGCCGATGCAGATTTTTCCTGCTATACGATTGAGACCCACGAGTATTTTACTATAGGCGACCCGGTTACATTCAAGGGAACAGAACGGAAAGTATCCCAGTCGGTTACGATGATGAGAGATGGAATGATCACACATGAATACATACTGACGCCTGAAAAAGGGATTCGGCAGAATTTTATCGTAAACAGCCAGATTTCAGGTGTTTCTCTGCAAGGGAAGGTTATCGATGTAAAGAAAGATATGGTACGTATCCACCTAGATATCGATCCCGAGCAGAAGAAGAAGGAAGCCTATTGGTTTTCATATGCTACTCCTTATACTGCTGAAGGCAACAGTGGCTGGTACTGCATGCCGGAGCTTGAAGATGTAGTACAATTGTACATTCCAAGCAGCCAGGAAGACGAAGCGCTGGTCGTTCGTTCTATTCGAAAAGGAGGACAGCAAAATCCTAAGACCGTAGATCCGAGTACGAAGTATTGGGGAACCAATAACGGGAAAGAGATCAAGATGAATGGTACGGAACTGCTTCTGACTGCTAAGAAGAACAAAGAGAGTCAGCTCTTTGTTAAGCTGCATGAGAAAGAAGGAATCGAGATCCATAGTGATCATTCGATTGTGTTCACATCCGATAAAAATATCGAAATGGATTTAAATAAGAAACTGGCTATTCAGGCTGGTGAAGAGGTGTACTTATTATGTGGTTCTAGCAGTATTATGATGGATGGGGTAACCGACATCCGTGGTTCGCGTCTCCGAATTGAAGGTTCGCTGAAGAAACCTGTAGTTATGCCTGCGGCGAAAGAAGAGAAAAAGTCAGAGGAAAAGTCTGGATTTTCGGATCGTGCGAACCTGGCTTTACAGGCGGCGAGTATGATTCCGAGTGGGGGAGGGGGATCTGCACTTGGAAGTATGCTTACGGCTTGTATCCCGTTTGCGGGTATGACAGGGAAAGAAGAGAAGACGGTACGGAATTGGATGAAGGGGAAGGTCGTAACCGGGGCAAGGCGATTACAAAGCAATCTTAATCAGGATGAAGTGATTGGGAAATTGAAAAATAAGATGAAAGCCCAAACGATCCAGAAAACAGCCTACGTTTCGGCTCCTGAAACGAGGGGTTAA
- a CDS encoding DUF4176 domain-containing protein, with product MHTLLPIGSVVLLTGGAKRVMIYGRIQKQADSEEIWDYIACLYPEGNIDPNQSYLFNHEQIETVFFTGYQDMEEVAFSQDIQAFKEAKQVAETD from the coding sequence TTGCATACATTATTACCGATCGGCTCCGTTGTGCTTCTAACAGGCGGAGCAAAAAGAGTCATGATTTATGGTCGAATACAGAAACAGGCAGACAGTGAGGAAATATGGGATTACATTGCTTGCTTATATCCAGAAGGAAACATTGATCCGAATCAGTCGTACTTATTTAATCATGAACAAATCGAGACCGTATTTTTTACCGGCTATCAAGATATGGAGGAAGTGGCATTCTCGCAAGATATACAAGCATTCAAGGAGGCTAAGCAAGTAGCTGAGACAGACTAA
- a CDS encoding IS110 family transposase → MHHKLKHLYIGVDLHKHQHTAVVINCWHEKKGELTFENKPSAFPQLVKLVKKLAKKEELTPVFGLEDVGGYGRALAIYLKDNGYMVKEVNSALSYAQRKSYPTTQKSDSWDAECVAHILLNQLDTLPDANPQDIYWTIGQLVARRNALVKSLSACKNQLHMQLSYQYPSYNKFFSEIDGKTALVFWSRFPAPHCLAGVTEEKLREILLKASARACSTRKAREILALVEADGDTRREYQESRDFIIQSMVSDIQFKKKAIAEVEQAISKVMTQLDYKLETMAGINLVTASALVAEIGDIRRFSSPDKLARFAGIAPVNYSSGGKGRNQKSRQGNRVLHGLFYSLAVQQVQTAKGSKMPRNPFFYEYYHRKLAEGKTKGQALICVMRRLVNIIYGMMKHKTAYVAPVAEQQKAG, encoded by the coding sequence GTGCATCATAAACTCAAGCATTTGTACATTGGTGTTGACTTACATAAACACCAGCATACAGCCGTAGTCATTAACTGCTGGCATGAGAAGAAGGGGGAACTGACATTTGAAAACAAGCCAAGTGCGTTTCCTCAACTTGTAAAGCTGGTCAAGAAGTTGGCGAAGAAAGAAGAATTGACTCCTGTGTTTGGTTTGGAAGATGTGGGCGGGTACGGTAGAGCGTTAGCCATCTATCTAAAAGACAACGGATACATGGTAAAGGAAGTGAACTCCGCTTTATCATATGCCCAACGGAAAAGCTATCCGACTACGCAGAAAAGCGACAGTTGGGATGCCGAATGTGTGGCACATATACTGCTAAACCAATTGGATACACTACCCGATGCGAACCCACAGGATATTTACTGGACAATCGGGCAACTGGTTGCCAGACGGAATGCGCTGGTGAAAAGCCTGTCCGCTTGTAAGAATCAACTGCACATGCAGTTAAGCTATCAGTATCCCAGCTATAATAAGTTCTTCTCGGAGATAGACGGAAAAACCGCACTGGTGTTTTGGAGTCGCTTTCCCGCCCCGCATTGCTTGGCAGGGGTGACAGAAGAGAAGCTGAGGGAGATTCTTTTAAAGGCAAGTGCCAGAGCCTGTTCCACTCGGAAAGCGAGAGAGATTCTTGCGCTTGTGGAAGCAGACGGAGATACGAGACGAGAGTATCAAGAGTCACGGGATTTTATCATTCAGAGCATGGTGAGTGACATCCAATTTAAGAAAAAGGCAATTGCAGAGGTGGAACAAGCCATCAGTAAGGTGATGACGCAGCTTGATTACAAGTTGGAAACCATGGCGGGAATAAACCTTGTGACGGCTTCCGCATTGGTCGCAGAGATTGGCGACATTCGTAGGTTTTCGAGTCCTGATAAGTTAGCTCGATTTGCAGGGATTGCCCCTGTCAACTACAGTTCGGGCGGAAAAGGACGAAACCAGAAAAGCAGACAGGGAAACCGAGTGTTACACGGACTCTTTTACTCGTTAGCGGTTCAACAAGTCCAGACAGCAAAAGGAAGCAAGATGCCACGTAACCCTTTCTTCTACGAGTATTACCATAGAAAGCTGGCGGAAGGGAAAACGAAAGGTCAGGCGTTAATCTGTGTCATGCGTAGGCTTGTTAATATCATCTACGGCATGATGAAGCACAAGACCGCATATGTCGCTCCTGTAGCGGAACAGCAGAAGGCAGGATGA
- a CDS encoding recombinase family protein, protein MAKVVGYVRVSTKGQVKDGYSLAYQVEEIERYCKEHDLELLHIYKDEGISGAKVDEEGLTIDRQGLQELLASLQTQEVQQVIVLNTSRLWRADMVKVLVQRELKRYNVDVKAIEQPNYSIYVHDPNDFLINGMMELLDQYQRLEIALKLGRGRRKKAQQGGYAGGGVAFGYRATKGQKVLQVDEGQAEVVRRLFTLRGQNSTWSLSELASQLNEEGYRTKQGKSFTKVQVKRIIDRESLYKGMYTYGHIASKGVHQPIL, encoded by the coding sequence ATGGCAAAAGTAGTTGGATATGTACGAGTATCCACCAAAGGACAGGTAAAAGACGGGTACAGTTTAGCGTACCAAGTAGAAGAGATTGAGCGATACTGCAAGGAACATGACCTTGAACTGCTTCACATCTATAAAGATGAAGGTATTAGCGGTGCAAAGGTCGATGAAGAAGGTCTGACGATAGACCGACAAGGCTTACAGGAACTATTGGCAAGTCTTCAAACACAGGAGGTCCAGCAGGTGATTGTGTTGAACACTTCCCGCTTGTGGCGGGCAGATATGGTGAAAGTGCTAGTACAACGTGAATTGAAGCGTTACAACGTAGACGTAAAAGCCATTGAACAGCCGAACTACAGCATTTACGTACACGACCCGAACGATTTCCTTATCAACGGCATGATGGAACTGCTTGACCAGTATCAACGGTTAGAGATTGCCCTGAAACTCGGTAGAGGAAGACGAAAGAAAGCCCAACAGGGCGGCTATGCAGGAGGTGGTGTGGCATTCGGCTACCGAGCCACGAAAGGACAGAAGGTATTACAAGTTGATGAAGGACAGGCGGAAGTGGTGCGTAGACTGTTTACTTTGCGGGGGCAGAACTCCACATGGTCGCTGTCTGAACTCGCTTCCCAGTTAAACGAAGAAGGATACCGAACGAAACAAGGCAAGTCCTTTACGAAAGTGCAAGTTAAGCGAATCATCGACCGTGAAAGTTTATACAAAGGTATGTATACATACGGTCACATCGCATCCAAAGGGGTACACCAACCCATTCTGTAG
- a CDS encoding helix-turn-helix domain-containing protein — translation MAVYIKLRQILEQKGISQRELARMTGLRASTINHLCSEKVDRVYLETLELICKTLNIRIEDLIEIE, via the coding sequence ATGGCAGTTTATATTAAACTCCGTCAGATATTGGAGCAAAAAGGCATCTCTCAACGTGAATTGGCACGTATGACAGGTCTTCGAGCAAGTACCATCAATCATCTTTGTTCCGAGAAGGTAGATAGGGTGTACCTTGAGACACTGGAACTTATCTGTAAAACTCTGAATATCCGCATTGAAGACCTGATCGAGATTGAGTAA
- a CDS encoding replication initiation factor family protein gives MSNTKLSIDRIVIEYRDVYWSFFNPFKQSICDYYGIKEYIGKTGFKYHLHIRECSDRYFHISYQPYHEPKSMKHTLRIETHPDHLEYFQPILDGLKANASTIWFVRCDVAFDIPCPMNQVFTASRTGRRMNLYEGTRYYGKKSQRQQAGYCRVYDKCKEQKERKKKKMAGALTRVEIVYKPEEKIPMDSLVQFPPTFNNLYSCFILTDVTPLKPEKRAMVLAVQQGLMTMDDFTSHHRRTIQKLLESQETVDFDQIAQEQWEENVIVPCALLCGTVSRVKAG, from the coding sequence ATGAGCAACACCAAGCTATCCATCGACAGAATCGTCATCGAGTACAGAGATGTCTATTGGTCATTCTTCAACCCGTTCAAGCAGAGCATCTGTGATTACTACGGGATTAAAGAGTATATCGGGAAAACGGGATTCAAGTACCATCTTCATATTCGGGAATGCTCTGACCGTTACTTCCATATCTCATATCAGCCCTATCATGAGCCAAAGTCCATGAAGCATACGTTACGCATTGAAACGCATCCTGACCATTTGGAGTATTTCCAGCCTATTCTTGATGGGTTGAAGGCAAATGCAAGTACCATCTGGTTTGTCCGATGCGACGTAGCTTTTGACATTCCGTGCCCGATGAATCAGGTCTTTACGGCATCAAGAACAGGTAGACGCATGAACCTATACGAGGGAACAAGGTACTACGGGAAGAAGAGTCAGCGACAACAGGCAGGTTATTGCAGGGTGTACGACAAGTGCAAGGAGCAGAAGGAGAGGAAGAAGAAGAAGATGGCGGGGGCATTGACGAGGGTGGAAATTGTGTACAAGCCCGAAGAGAAAATTCCGATGGACTCATTAGTTCAGTTTCCACCCACGTTTAATAACCTGTATTCCTGCTTTATCCTGACTGATGTAACACCATTAAAGCCTGAAAAAAGAGCGATGGTGTTGGCTGTGCAGCAAGGACTAATGACCATGGATGACTTTACCTCCCATCACAGACGAACGATTCAAAAATTGCTTGAATCACAGGAAACGGTAGATTTTGACCAGATTGCACAGGAACAGTGGGAGGAAAACGTAATTGTGCCATGCGCTTTACTATGCGGAACAGTAAGCCGAGTGAAAGCTGGATGA
- a CDS encoding SMI1/KNR4 family protein, protein MERDELIAFIQEHSDDTDFTGGIPDEDTEKIESKLKVEFPQSYRWFLKNYGSGGLFGVDILGCGKSSIPSVVSNTERLRNLGLSPEYIVIENCEEFFYCLDTGDLLNGECPVISWDRVAGFSGKRADNFYDFLSSRLSEAKENWDEDF, encoded by the coding sequence TTGGAACGTGACGAATTGATTGCTTTTATTCAAGAACACTCTGACGATACTGATTTTACTGGTGGAATCCCCGATGAGGACACCGAGAAAATCGAAAGTAAACTAAAGGTTGAGTTTCCGCAAAGCTATAGATGGTTTCTAAAAAACTATGGCTCTGGCGGACTGTTTGGTGTAGATATACTTGGTTGTGGGAAGTCTTCAATTCCTTCTGTAGTATCAAATACTGAAAGACTTCGTAATCTTGGACTATCACCTGAATACATTGTCATTGAAAATTGCGAAGAATTTTTTTATTGTCTTGATACAGGAGATTTATTGAATGGTGAATGTCCAGTTATATCTTGGGATAGAGTAGCAGGATTCAGTGGGAAACGAGCAGACAACTTTTATGATTTCTTATCCAGTAGACTAAGTGAAGCTAAAGAGAATTGGGATGAAGACTTTTAA
- a CDS encoding HNH/ENDO VII family nuclease — protein MGGQTKDISRRVYQRSDIDWNQVDPATGLTNLELMKKGRPPYWKDGTKVELHHTIQLEPGPMVELPASLHDEYSKILHGLVENGGSFRNNPALEKQYNNFRSKYWRWRAKQLEGKE, from the coding sequence GTGGGTGGGCAGACGAAAGATATTAGTAGGCGAGTGTATCAGAGGAGCGATATCGATTGGAATCAAGTTGACCCAGCAACTGGATTAACTAACCTTGAGTTAATGAAAAAAGGTAGACCACCGTATTGGAAAGATGGTACGAAAGTAGAACTCCACCATACCATCCAGTTAGAACCTGGTCCAATGGTAGAATTACCTGCTAGTTTACATGATGAATATAGTAAAATATTGCATGGACTAGTTGAAAATGGTGGTAGTTTTAGGAATAATCCTGCATTAGAAAAACAGTACAACAATTTCAGGTCAAAGTACTGGAGATGGAGAGCCAAACAACTTGAAGGGAAAGAGTAA
- a CDS encoding IS110 family transposase has product MHYKQTHIYIGVDLHKKTHTAVVINCWHEKLGELTFENKPAAFDELVDYVQSFTKKGMSPVYGLEDVGGYGRALAVYLLERKQKLKEVNSALSYAERKSYPTTQKSDSWDAECVAKILLNKLDELPDANPQDVYWTIGQLVTRRNGLVKGLVALKNQLHTQLSYHYPSYRKFFSDIDGKCALAFWHRFSAPHCLDGVSVETLAHFLRQASNNACSTRKAEDILALVQADGDTTRSYQEQRDFLIQSHVRDIRFNKKEMTRVEDELKRMMKLLDYQLDTMPGIDLVTASALVAEIGDINRFASANKLARFAGIAPVNFSSGGKGTNQKSRQGNRVLHGLFYNLSVQQVQVSKGSKKPRNPLFYEYFNRKKEEGKTPTQALVCIMRRLVNIIYGMMKNKTAFRMPEQVEQQVS; this is encoded by the coding sequence ATGCACTATAAGCAGACGCATATTTATATCGGAGTGGACTTGCATAAGAAAACCCATACGGCAGTGGTGATCAACTGCTGGCATGAAAAGCTAGGGGAACTGACTTTTGAAAATAAACCTGCCGCTTTCGATGAGCTAGTGGACTATGTACAGTCGTTTACGAAAAAAGGCATGAGCCCTGTGTATGGATTAGAAGATGTAGGAGGATATGGCCGGGCATTAGCGGTCTATCTTCTAGAACGAAAACAAAAGCTCAAAGAGGTAAATTCGGCGCTTTCGTATGCGGAGCGGAAAAGTTACCCGACGACGCAAAAAAGCGACAGTTGGGATGCGGAATGTGTAGCCAAAATCCTGCTAAACAAACTGGACGAATTGCCGGACGCAAACCCGCAAGACGTGTACTGGACGATTGGTCAACTGGTAACGAGGAGGAATGGACTGGTAAAAGGGTTGGTCGCGCTGAAAAACCAATTACACACGCAGTTAAGTTACCATTACCCCAGCTACCGAAAGTTTTTTAGTGACATTGACGGCAAATGTGCGTTAGCGTTTTGGCACCGCTTTTCTGCGCCGCATTGTCTAGACGGAGTGTCTGTAGAAACACTGGCGCATTTTTTACGACAAGCCAGTAACAATGCCTGTTCGACACGAAAAGCAGAGGACATTCTTGCCTTGGTACAGGCAGATGGTGATACGACAAGAAGCTATCAGGAACAGCGTGATTTTTTAATTCAAAGCCATGTGCGAGATATTCGGTTCAATAAAAAGGAAATGACCCGTGTAGAAGACGAATTAAAAAGGATGATGAAGCTTCTCGACTATCAATTGGACACAATGCCGGGTATCGACTTGGTAACAGCTTCCGCATTAGTAGCGGAAATTGGCGACATTAACAGGTTTGCCAGTGCGAACAAGTTGGCACGTTTTGCCGGAATTGCGCCTGTTAATTTTAGTTCAGGCGGTAAGGGTACGAACCAAAAAAGCAGACAGGGCAATCGGGTACTGCATGGCTTATTTTACAATTTATCCGTACAGCAGGTGCAGGTATCCAAAGGCAGCAAAAAACCACGCAACCCACTATTTTACGAATACTTCAACCGCAAAAAGGAAGAAGGCAAAACGCCAACGCAAGCGTTAGTATGTATAATGCGTCGTTTGGTCAATATCATCTATGGCATGATGAAAAATAAAACTGCTTTTCGTATGCCTGAACAGGTAGAACAGCAAGTAAGCTGA
- a CDS encoding recombinase family protein, whose product MRQKVVGYVRVSTTGQVKDGYSLAYQVEEIERYCEANGLDLVHMYEDRGISGAKVDEAELTIEREGLQDMLYDLRWREVENIVVLNTSRLWRSDMAKVLIQRELRRYNVDVKAIEQPNYSIYTKDPNDFLVNGMLELLDQYQKMEIAMKLGKGRTKKAKEGGYAGGRVAFGYTAKKGQKVIQVNPEQANIVRRLFVLRETNPLWSLSQLAEQLNKEGYRTQRGKRFTKVQVKNMLDRKAFYQGMYTYGGIQAVGQHEAIL is encoded by the coding sequence ATGAGGCAGAAAGTGGTGGGCTATGTACGGGTAAGTACCACTGGACAGGTAAAAGACGGGTACAGCCTTGCCTATCAGGTGGAAGAAATAGAACGATACTGTGAAGCGAACGGGCTTGACCTTGTACATATGTATGAAGACAGAGGAATAAGTGGCGCAAAAGTAGACGAGGCGGAGTTGACCATTGAACGAGAAGGCTTACAGGACATGTTGTATGACCTGCGATGGCGAGAAGTAGAGAATATCGTTGTACTGAATACGTCGAGACTGTGGCGCTCGGACATGGCAAAAGTGTTAATACAGCGAGAGTTGCGCCGCTACAATGTCGATGTAAAGGCAATTGAACAGCCGAACTATAGTATTTACACGAAAGACCCGAACGACTTTTTGGTAAACGGGATGCTGGAATTGTTAGACCAGTATCAGAAGATGGAAATTGCGATGAAGCTCGGAAAAGGCAGAACAAAGAAAGCAAAAGAAGGAGGATATGCGGGAGGAAGAGTCGCGTTTGGCTATACAGCAAAAAAAGGACAGAAAGTGATACAGGTCAACCCGGAACAGGCAAACATTGTGCGCCGCTTGTTTGTGCTTAGAGAAACAAACCCACTATGGTCGCTGTCGCAGTTGGCAGAACAGCTAAATAAGGAAGGCTACCGTACTCAACGAGGTAAGCGGTTTACAAAAGTACAGGTGAAAAATATGCTGGACCGCAAGGCATTTTACCAAGGTATGTATACATACGGTGGCATACAAGCTGTTGGACAGCACGAAGCAATTTTATAA
- a CDS encoding helix-turn-helix domain-containing protein, producing MPYTVRLRLNEILIEQKKTRKQLAHQAGLRPSTVSTLCNQPVQRIYLRTLASLCETLDVSISDLLVLEKH from the coding sequence ATGCCCTATACCGTCCGGCTTCGTCTTAACGAAATTCTGATCGAACAAAAAAAGACGCGAAAACAGCTTGCCCACCAAGCTGGTCTGCGTCCTTCTACTGTCAGTACGTTATGCAATCAACCGGTTCAACGTATCTATCTACGTACACTCGCTTCTCTCTGTGAAACACTTGATGTATCCATTAGCGATTTGCTTGTTCTCGAAAAACACTAA
- a CDS encoding replication initiation protein: MTPSVSVDKIVLEYKDVPLSVFYRFFIRVLLQKYKVRWRTYRKLYCYQFHVRLEKGEYLHVFYKNFREKEGFLHTLRLETRPEYYKRLSEIWDWLGQKASRVDFVSCDMAYDVPFSLENVVMMSRDVRRVLRLYETTRYFGAPRQRKQDGYCRVYDKKQELLDRHGIEIEGELTRIEMVYKPVEKVELAQIRNRPPEQNKHYYAAVIIDWTAMKQKKVEQIRNIRDGTNVYTPYIRKGVKEALASQYVLDFNGLARKEWENILEPVYMAVLGAA, from the coding sequence ATGACACCAAGCGTTTCTGTAGACAAGATTGTGCTGGAATATAAAGACGTGCCGCTGTCTGTCTTTTACCGTTTTTTTATACGTGTGTTGTTGCAGAAGTACAAGGTGCGCTGGAGAACATACCGAAAATTATACTGTTATCAGTTTCATGTACGATTAGAAAAGGGGGAATATCTGCATGTGTTTTACAAGAACTTTCGGGAGAAGGAGGGATTTTTACATACGTTACGTCTAGAGACACGACCGGAATATTATAAACGATTAAGCGAGATATGGGACTGGTTAGGACAGAAAGCGAGTAGAGTAGACTTTGTAAGCTGTGATATGGCGTATGATGTGCCGTTTTCGCTAGAAAATGTAGTGATGATGAGCCGCGATGTACGGCGAGTGTTGCGCTTGTATGAGACGACTCGGTATTTTGGAGCGCCACGCCAGCGAAAACAGGATGGCTATTGTCGGGTGTACGATAAGAAGCAGGAGCTTTTGGACAGGCACGGGATCGAGATTGAAGGAGAGTTAACACGCATTGAGATGGTGTACAAGCCAGTTGAGAAAGTAGAGTTGGCACAGATACGAAACCGTCCGCCGGAACAGAACAAGCACTATTATGCGGCCGTGATAATAGACTGGACAGCGATGAAACAAAAAAAGGTAGAACAAATACGAAACATACGGGACGGAACAAATGTATACACGCCGTATATACGAAAAGGAGTAAAAGAAGCACTTGCCAGCCAGTATGTGCTAGATTTCAACGGGCTGGCAAGGAAAGAGTGGGAGAATATACTTGAGCCGGTGTATATGGCGGTGCTGGGGGCAGCTTAG